Proteins encoded in a region of the Mycolicibacterium chitae genome:
- the thrC gene encoding threonine synthase: MSPDPNTPVHRAWPGLIEAYRHRLPVAKDWTAVTLLEGGTPLIHAKRLSEYTGCTVHLKVEGLNPTGSFKDRGMTMAVTDAVARGQQAVLCASTGNTSASAAAYAARGEITCAVLIPQGKIAMGKLAQAVMHGAKVIQIDGNFDDCLELARKLTADYPTISLVNSVNPVRIEGQKTAAFEIVDVLGRAPDVHSLPVGNAGNITAYWRGYTEYHRDGLVDKLPRMLGTQAAGAAPLVHGEPVKEPETIATAIRIGSPASWSSAIEAQQQSDGRFLAATDEEILAAYHLVARTEGVFVEPASAASIAGLLKSVEDGWVARGSTVVCTVTGNGLKDPDTALKGMPPVEAVPVDPSAVVAKLGLV; encoded by the coding sequence ATGAGTCCCGACCCCAACACCCCCGTGCACCGGGCGTGGCCGGGCCTGATCGAGGCCTACCGGCATCGCCTGCCGGTCGCCAAGGACTGGACCGCCGTCACGCTGCTCGAGGGCGGCACGCCGCTCATCCACGCCAAGCGGCTCAGCGAATACACCGGCTGCACAGTGCATTTGAAGGTCGAGGGCCTGAACCCCACGGGTTCGTTTAAGGACCGCGGCATGACCATGGCGGTCACCGACGCGGTGGCCCGCGGTCAGCAGGCGGTGCTGTGCGCCTCGACGGGCAACACCTCGGCCTCGGCCGCGGCGTACGCCGCCCGCGGCGAGATCACCTGCGCGGTGCTGATCCCGCAGGGCAAGATCGCGATGGGCAAGCTGGCCCAGGCGGTCATGCACGGCGCCAAGGTCATTCAGATCGACGGCAACTTCGACGACTGCCTGGAGCTGGCCCGCAAGCTCACCGCCGACTACCCGACCATCTCGCTGGTCAACAGCGTCAACCCGGTCCGGATCGAGGGGCAGAAGACCGCCGCCTTCGAGATCGTCGACGTGCTGGGCCGCGCCCCCGACGTGCATTCGCTGCCGGTCGGTAACGCCGGTAACATCACCGCCTATTGGCGCGGATATACCGAGTACCACCGCGACGGCCTGGTGGACAAGCTGCCGCGGATGCTCGGGACCCAGGCCGCCGGTGCGGCGCCGCTGGTGCACGGCGAGCCGGTCAAGGAGCCGGAAACCATTGCCACCGCGATCCGGATCGGTTCGCCGGCGTCGTGGTCGTCGGCCATCGAGGCGCAGCAGCAGTCCGACGGGCGCTTCCTCGCGGCCACCGACGAGGAGATCCTGGCCGCCTACCACCTGGTGGCCCGGACCGAGGGCGTGTTCGTCGAGCCCGCCTCGGCCGCCAGCATCGCCGGGCTGCTCAAGTCCGTCGAGGACGGCTGGGTGGCCCGCGGCTCCACCGTGGTGTGCACGGTGACCGGTAACGGCCTCAAGGATCCGGACACCGCGCTGAAGGGCATGCCGCCGGTGGAGGCCGTGCCCGTCGACCCGTCCGCGGTGGTCGCGAAACTCGGTCTGGTCTAG
- the thrB gene encoding homoserine kinase yields the protein MIQTLPAGLVAKATVAASSANLGPGFDSLGLALSLYDEIAVESTESGLRVEVDGEGAGQVPTGPEHLVVRAIERGLAAAGLRADGLIVRCRNAIPHSRGLGSSAAAVVGGLAAANGLVAQTDCTPCDERTLVQLSSEFEGHPDNAAAAVLGGAIVSWTEAGAQPVYSAARVQLHPDIRLHVAIPEVRSSTAETRVLLPEQVSHDDARFNLSRAALLVVALTERPDLLMAATEDALHQTQRAPAMPATAEFLQLLRRHGRAAVLSGAGPAVLALGTDPELPAEAREYAAAKGFDIRQVEVGEAVRWTSGVTASA from the coding sequence ATGATCCAGACTCTGCCGGCCGGGCTCGTCGCGAAGGCCACCGTGGCGGCCTCCAGCGCCAACCTGGGACCGGGCTTCGACAGCCTGGGCCTGGCGTTGAGCCTCTACGACGAAATCGCAGTGGAATCAACGGAATCCGGCCTGCGCGTCGAGGTCGACGGCGAGGGCGCCGGTCAGGTGCCCACCGGCCCCGAGCATCTGGTGGTCCGGGCCATCGAACGCGGTCTGGCCGCCGCCGGACTGCGCGCCGATGGTCTGATTGTCCGCTGCCGCAACGCAATTCCACATTCGCGCGGTCTGGGATCGTCGGCCGCGGCCGTCGTCGGTGGACTGGCGGCCGCCAACGGGCTGGTCGCCCAGACGGACTGCACGCCGTGTGACGAGCGGACCCTGGTTCAGTTGTCCTCGGAGTTCGAGGGGCACCCGGACAACGCCGCGGCCGCCGTGCTCGGCGGTGCGATCGTCTCTTGGACGGAGGCGGGCGCGCAGCCGGTGTATTCCGCGGCGCGGGTGCAACTGCATCCCGACATCCGGCTGCATGTCGCCATCCCGGAGGTCCGCTCGTCGACCGCCGAGACCCGCGTGCTGCTTCCCGAACAGGTCAGCCATGACGATGCGCGGTTCAACCTGAGCCGGGCCGCGCTGCTGGTGGTGGCGTTGACCGAACGCCCGGATCTGCTGATGGCCGCGACCGAGGACGCGTTGCACCAGACCCAGCGCGCCCCGGCGATGCCGGCGACGGCGGAATTCTTGCAATTGCTGCGTCGCCACGGTCGGGCAGCGGTGCTTTCCGGCGCCGGACCTGCGGTTTTGGCGCTCGGCACCGACCCGGAGCTGCCGGCCGAGGCCCGTGAGTACGCCGCCGCCAAGGGGTTCGACATTCGCCAGGTTGAGGTCGGCGAGGCCGTCCGCTGGACCTCCGGGGTCACGGCCAGCGCCTGA
- the rho gene encoding transcription termination factor Rho, translating into MTDTDLITAGDANPKADLPQTVTSKTSADASAKGGSLASMVLPELRALAVKVGVKGTSGMRKGDLIAAIRERQAGGDGAQAQEAAPKQANGQDSKSGGKDTKDAESKADTAAPAEEAPQRSEAPRRERRAATRQSGAPDAEKAPNAEKSESGDNAENPKAENPKNTPKAESADAGSGSEGGGNPGRDDNKQDRDQNRGDQQNRRGDQQNRGDQQNRDQNRGDQQNRGGGNNSNDNDDDGDGRQGRRGRRFRDRRRRGERSGDGGGDTELREDDVVQPVAGILDVLDNYAFVRTSGYLAGPNDVYVSMNMVRKNGLRRGDAVTGAVRVPREGDSGDKNPRQKFNPLVRLDSVNGGPVEAAKNRPEFGKLTPLYPNQRLRLETTPEKLTTRVIDLIMPIGKGQRALIVSPPKAGKTTIMQDIANAITKNNPECHLMVVLVDERPEEVTDMQRSVKGEVIASTFDRPPSDHTQAAELAIERAKRLVEQGKDVVVLLDSITRLGRAYNNASPASGRILSGGVDSTALYPPKRFLGAARNIEEGGSLTIVATAMVETGSTGDTVIFEEFKGTGNAELKLDRKIAERRVFPAVDVNPSGTRKDELLLGADEFAIVHKLRRVLSGLDSHQAIDLLMSQLRKTKNNYEFLVQVSKTAPGAPDDAD; encoded by the coding sequence GTGACCGATACGGACCTCATCACGGCCGGGGACGCCAATCCCAAGGCGGATCTGCCCCAGACCGTGACCTCCAAGACCTCCGCCGACGCCTCGGCCAAAGGGGGCTCGCTGGCCAGCATGGTGCTCCCTGAGCTTCGCGCGTTGGCCGTCAAAGTAGGCGTCAAGGGCACCTCCGGGATGCGCAAGGGCGACCTGATCGCCGCCATCCGGGAGCGCCAAGCCGGGGGAGACGGCGCGCAGGCCCAGGAGGCCGCGCCCAAACAAGCCAATGGCCAGGACAGCAAGTCCGGCGGCAAGGACACCAAGGACGCCGAGTCCAAGGCCGACACCGCGGCGCCGGCCGAGGAGGCCCCGCAGCGCAGCGAGGCGCCGCGTCGTGAGCGTCGGGCGGCCACGCGCCAGTCCGGCGCCCCGGACGCCGAGAAGGCCCCGAACGCCGAGAAGTCCGAGAGCGGCGACAACGCCGAGAACCCCAAGGCCGAGAACCCCAAGAACACCCCCAAGGCCGAGTCGGCCGATGCCGGGTCGGGCTCCGAGGGCGGCGGCAACCCCGGGCGCGACGACAACAAGCAGGACCGCGACCAGAACCGTGGCGATCAGCAGAACCGTCGTGGCGACCAGCAGAACCGCGGCGACCAGCAGAACCGCGACCAGAACCGCGGGGACCAGCAGAACCGCGGCGGCGGCAACAACAGCAACGACAACGACGACGACGGCGATGGCCGCCAGGGGCGGCGCGGCCGCCGGTTCCGGGATCGCCGGCGCCGCGGCGAGCGCTCGGGCGACGGCGGTGGCGACACCGAACTGCGCGAGGACGACGTCGTCCAGCCGGTCGCGGGCATCCTCGACGTGCTGGACAACTACGCGTTCGTCCGCACCTCGGGCTACCTGGCCGGCCCCAACGACGTGTACGTCTCGATGAACATGGTGCGCAAGAACGGCCTGCGCCGCGGCGACGCGGTCACCGGCGCCGTCCGGGTTCCGCGCGAGGGCGACAGCGGGGACAAGAACCCCCGGCAGAAGTTCAACCCCCTGGTGCGGCTGGACAGCGTCAACGGCGGCCCGGTCGAGGCGGCCAAGAACCGTCCCGAGTTCGGCAAGCTGACGCCGCTGTACCCGAATCAGCGGCTGCGGCTGGAGACCACGCCGGAGAAGCTGACCACCCGCGTCATCGACCTGATCATGCCGATCGGTAAGGGGCAGCGCGCGCTGATCGTGTCGCCGCCCAAGGCCGGTAAGACCACGATCATGCAGGACATCGCCAACGCGATCACCAAGAACAACCCGGAATGCCACCTGATGGTGGTGCTCGTCGACGAGCGTCCGGAAGAGGTGACCGACATGCAGCGCTCGGTCAAGGGTGAGGTCATCGCCTCCACCTTCGACCGTCCGCCGTCCGACCACACCCAGGCCGCCGAGCTGGCCATCGAGCGCGCCAAGCGCCTGGTGGAACAGGGCAAGGACGTCGTCGTCCTCCTCGACTCCATCACCCGTCTGGGACGCGCGTACAACAACGCCTCGCCGGCGTCGGGCCGCATCCTCTCCGGTGGTGTGGACTCGACCGCCCTGTACCCGCCCAAGCGGTTCCTGGGCGCGGCCCGCAACATCGAAGAGGGCGGCTCGCTGACCATCGTCGCCACCGCCATGGTGGAGACCGGGTCCACCGGCGACACGGTGATCTTCGAGGAGTTCAAGGGCACCGGCAACGCCGAGCTGAAGCTGGACCGCAAGATCGCCGAGCGTCGGGTGTTCCCGGCGGTCGACGTCAACCCGTCCGGCACCCGTAAGGACGAACTGCTGCTGGGTGCCGACGAATTCGCGATCGTGCACAAGCTGCGTCGCGTGCTGTCCGGCCTGGACTCGCATCAGGCCATCGACCTGCTGATGAGCCAGCTGCGCAAGACGAAGAACAACTACGAGTTCCTGGTCCAGGTCTCCAAGACCGCACCCGGAGCCCCGGACGACGCCGACTAG
- a CDS encoding TetR/AcrR family transcriptional regulator has protein sequence MDNVTDGSDTKAQTAARPVRDRLMDAAEECLRTKGIRATTVSEVAELAGVSRGWLYRHFPDKAALLGAAIVRLNDAYWGEAHAVLAEIDNLPAQIAEGIRLGRSAYDSPGALVMKLRLDEPEEFAACAGAGVQGLIPDLTAFWERYLAAARDRGEIAVEDLPQATEWVARTLLSLATVPGEHVDVDDRAALLKFLDRYVMPALRA, from the coding sequence ATGGACAACGTGACCGACGGCTCCGACACCAAGGCGCAGACCGCCGCCCGGCCGGTCCGGGACCGCCTGATGGACGCCGCCGAGGAGTGTCTGCGCACCAAGGGGATTCGCGCCACGACGGTCTCCGAGGTCGCCGAGCTGGCCGGGGTCTCCCGCGGCTGGCTCTACCGGCACTTCCCCGACAAGGCCGCGCTGCTCGGTGCCGCGATCGTGCGGCTCAACGACGCGTACTGGGGTGAGGCCCACGCCGTCCTGGCCGAGATCGACAACCTGCCGGCCCAGATCGCCGAGGGCATCCGGCTCGGTCGCAGTGCCTATGACTCGCCGGGCGCGCTGGTGATGAAGCTGCGGCTCGACGAGCCCGAGGAGTTCGCCGCCTGCGCCGGGGCCGGCGTGCAGGGGCTGATCCCGGACCTGACCGCGTTCTGGGAGCGCTACCTGGCCGCCGCCCGCGACCGCGGCGAGATCGCCGTCGAGGATCTCCCGCAGGCCACCGAATGGGTGGCCCGCACCCTGCTGAGCCTGGCCACCGTCCCCGGCGAGCACGTGGACGTCGACGACCGCGCGGCGCTGCTGAAGTTCCTCGATCGCTACGTGATGCCGGCGCTGCGGGCCTGA
- the fadD1 gene encoding fatty-acid--CoA ligase FadD1, producing MTESSPTFQTIQQLLRSRRAETGTAVRHGDRRWSWREHLDAAETQAAALLATVDTARPVHVGALLGNTPEMLTAMAAAGLGGYVLCGINNTRRGPALRRDILHADCQILLVDAAHRPLLEGLDLPGVTVLDIDSPRWRDLLDAAPPLIPHREVEPLDTFMMIFTSGTSGDPKAVQVAHMTVLFAGMALVQRFTITTQDVCYLSMPLFHSNALLAGWSVAVGAGAAMAPATFSASGLLDDVRRYGATYLNYVGKPLAYVLGTPERPDDADNPLRVAFGNEAGDRDIAEFGRRFGCTVWDGFGSTEGAVIVTREDDCPPGSVGRGFPGVAIYDPDTVTECAVAEFDAHGALLNGEKAIGELVNTTGAGLFRGYYNDTDATDDRLRHGMYWSGDLAYRDADGWIYLAGRTADWMRVDGENMTSAPIERILLRHNAVNQVAVYPVPDEQVGDQVMAAVVPYPAAKLVAEEFGEFLAAQADLSPKAWPRRVWITDVLPSTATNKVLKRELIGMGPAPAGGRLWVRDPRGSTYAELDPAAAGQE from the coding sequence GTGACGGAGTCTTCTCCGACGTTCCAGACCATTCAGCAATTGCTGCGGTCGCGCCGCGCCGAGACCGGCACCGCGGTGCGCCACGGCGACCGGCGCTGGAGCTGGCGGGAACACCTCGACGCGGCCGAGACGCAGGCCGCGGCGCTGCTGGCCACGGTGGACACCGCCCGGCCCGTGCACGTCGGCGCGCTGCTGGGCAACACCCCGGAAATGCTTACCGCGATGGCCGCGGCCGGCCTGGGCGGCTACGTGCTGTGCGGCATCAACAACACCCGGCGCGGCCCGGCGCTGCGGCGCGACATCCTGCACGCCGACTGCCAGATCTTGCTGGTCGACGCCGCGCACCGCCCGCTGCTCGAGGGCCTGGACCTGCCCGGGGTGACGGTGCTGGACATCGACTCCCCGCGGTGGCGCGACCTGCTCGACGCGGCGCCCCCGCTGATCCCGCACCGCGAGGTCGAGCCGCTGGACACCTTCATGATGATCTTCACCTCCGGCACCAGCGGCGACCCGAAGGCCGTGCAGGTGGCCCACATGACCGTGCTCTTCGCGGGCATGGCCCTGGTGCAGCGGTTCACCATCACGACGCAGGACGTCTGCTACCTGTCCATGCCGCTGTTCCACTCCAACGCCCTGCTGGCGGGGTGGAGCGTGGCCGTCGGCGCCGGCGCGGCCATGGCCCCGGCGACGTTCTCGGCCTCCGGCCTGCTCGACGATGTCCGGCGCTACGGCGCCACCTACCTCAACTACGTGGGCAAACCGCTGGCCTACGTGCTCGGCACGCCCGAGCGGCCGGACGACGCCGACAACCCGCTGCGGGTCGCGTTCGGCAACGAGGCCGGCGACCGCGATATCGCCGAGTTCGGCCGGCGGTTCGGCTGCACGGTGTGGGACGGGTTCGGCTCCACCGAGGGGGCGGTGATCGTCACCCGCGAGGACGACTGCCCGCCGGGCTCGGTCGGTCGCGGATTCCCGGGGGTGGCCATCTACGACCCCGACACCGTGACCGAGTGTGCGGTCGCGGAGTTCGACGCCCACGGCGCGCTGCTCAACGGCGAGAAGGCCATCGGCGAACTGGTCAACACCACCGGCGCCGGGCTGTTCCGGGGCTACTACAACGACACCGATGCCACCGACGACCGGCTGCGGCACGGGATGTACTGGTCGGGGGACCTCGCCTACCGGGACGCCGACGGCTGGATCTACCTCGCCGGCCGCACCGCGGACTGGATGCGCGTCGACGGCGAGAACATGACCTCGGCCCCCATCGAGCGGATCCTGTTGCGCCACAACGCCGTCAACCAGGTCGCGGTGTACCCGGTGCCCGACGAGCAGGTCGGCGATCAGGTGATGGCGGCCGTCGTGCCCTACCCGGCGGCCAAGCTGGTCGCCGAGGAGTTCGGCGAGTTCCTGGCCGCCCAGGCGGACCTGTCACCCAAGGCGTGGCCGCGGCGGGTGTGGATCACCGACGTGTTGCCGTCGACGGCCACCAACAAGGTGCTCAAGCGCGAACTGATCGGGATGGGGCCCGCACCGGCCGGCGGGCGCCTGTGGGTCCGGGATCCCCGGGGCAGCACCTACGCCGAACTCGACCCCGCCGCGGCGGGCCAGGAATGA
- the rpmE gene encoding 50S ribosomal protein L31 produces MKTGIHPDYKETTVVCGCGNSFTTRSTKDSGHIVVEVCSQCHPFYTGKQKILDSGGRVARFEKRYGKRKAADDK; encoded by the coding sequence ATGAAGACGGGTATTCACCCAGACTACAAAGAGACCACCGTGGTCTGCGGCTGCGGCAACTCCTTCACCACCCGCAGCACCAAGGACAGCGGCCACATCGTGGTCGAGGTCTGCTCGCAGTGCCACCCGTTCTACACCGGCAAGCAGAAGATCCTGGACAGCGGCGGTCGCGTCGCCCGGTTCGAGAAGCGCTACGGCAAGCGCAAGGCAGCCGACGACAAGTAG
- the prfA gene encoding peptide chain release factor 1, with product MTNSAIDALLAEHADLERQLSDPELHADAANARRVARRFSQVSPTVATYRKLEAARGDLEAARELADEDASFAAEVPELESRIAELDAQLMDMLAPRDPHDADDIVLEVKSGEGGEESALFAADLARMYIRYAERHGWNVTVLDETTSDLGGYKDATLSIASKGDSADGVWSRLKFEGGVHRVQRVPVTESQGRVHTSAAGILVYPEPEEVEQIQIDESDLRVDVYRSSGKGGQGVNTTDSAVRLTHLPTGIVVTCQNERSQLQNKARALQVLAARLQAIAEEEAQASASADRASQIRTVDRSERIRTYNFPENRLTDHRIGFKAHNLDQVLDGELDPLFDALAEADKQTRLQQS from the coding sequence GTGACCAACAGTGCGATCGATGCGCTGCTGGCCGAGCACGCCGACCTCGAACGGCAGCTCAGCGACCCCGAGTTGCACGCCGATGCGGCCAACGCGCGCCGCGTGGCCCGGCGCTTCTCGCAGGTGTCCCCGACGGTGGCGACCTACCGCAAGCTCGAGGCCGCCCGCGGTGACCTCGAGGCCGCGCGCGAACTCGCCGACGAGGACGCGTCCTTCGCCGCCGAGGTCCCCGAGCTCGAGTCCCGCATCGCCGAGCTGGACGCCCAGCTGATGGACATGCTGGCCCCCCGCGACCCGCACGACGCCGACGACATCGTGCTCGAGGTGAAATCCGGCGAGGGCGGCGAGGAGTCCGCCCTGTTCGCCGCGGACCTGGCGCGGATGTACATCCGCTACGCCGAGCGGCACGGCTGGAACGTCACCGTGCTCGACGAGACCACCTCCGACCTCGGCGGCTACAAGGACGCCACGCTCTCGATCGCCAGCAAGGGTGATTCGGCCGACGGCGTGTGGTCGCGGCTGAAGTTCGAAGGCGGCGTGCACCGGGTCCAGCGGGTCCCGGTGACCGAATCGCAGGGCCGCGTGCACACCTCGGCCGCCGGGATCCTCGTCTACCCCGAGCCCGAGGAAGTCGAGCAGATCCAGATCGACGAGTCGGACCTGCGCGTCGACGTCTACCGCAGCTCCGGCAAGGGCGGCCAGGGCGTCAACACCACCGACTCCGCGGTGCGCCTCACACACCTGCCGACCGGCATCGTGGTCACCTGCCAGAACGAGCGCTCCCAGCTGCAGAACAAGGCCCGCGCGCTGCAGGTGCTCGCCGCGCGGCTGCAGGCCATCGCCGAGGAGGAGGCGCAGGCCAGCGCCTCGGCGGACCGCGCCAGCCAGATCCGCACGGTGGACCGCAGCGAGCGCATCCGCACCTACAACTTCCCGGAGAACCGGCTCACCGATCACCGCATCGGGTTCAAGGCCCACAACCTCGATCAGGTTCTCGACGGCGAGCTCGACCCGTTGTTCGACGCCCTGGCCGAGGCCGACAAGCAGACCCGGCTCCAGCAGAGCTGA
- the prmC gene encoding peptide chain release factor N(5)-glutamine methyltransferase, translating into MTPVDARAAGVAGVAAEVTAATETLARAGIAAARVDAELLAAHVLGVDRGRLRFAEPAADFAAAYRRLVAARAQRIPLQHLVGTAPFGPLTLAVGPGVFVPRPETESLLEWAMAVLDEIAAQPNPIVVDACTGSGALAVALARHRPDATVIAIDDSPAALDYARRNAAGTGVELVEADVTAADLRTDLNGRVDLLVSNPPYIPEGARLEPEVAEHDPHHALFGGADGMAVIGPLAALAGRWLKPGGRFAVEHDDTTSAATVDLIRDTGLFDEVRPRADLAGRPRFVTALRRGPAVAGEEQP; encoded by the coding sequence ATGACTCCGGTGGACGCGCGTGCCGCCGGGGTCGCCGGGGTGGCCGCCGAGGTGACGGCCGCCACCGAGACCCTGGCCCGGGCGGGCATCGCCGCGGCGCGGGTCGACGCCGAACTCCTGGCGGCCCACGTCCTCGGTGTCGACCGCGGCCGACTGCGGTTCGCCGAACCGGCCGCGGACTTCGCCGCCGCGTACCGGCGGCTCGTCGCCGCCCGAGCGCAGCGCATCCCGCTGCAGCACCTCGTCGGGACGGCGCCCTTCGGACCGCTGACGCTGGCGGTGGGGCCGGGGGTGTTCGTGCCGCGGCCGGAGACCGAGTCGCTGCTCGAATGGGCCATGGCCGTGCTGGATGAGATTGCCGCCCAACCGAACCCGATCGTTGTCGATGCCTGCACCGGCAGCGGGGCGCTGGCCGTGGCCCTGGCCCGGCACCGGCCCGACGCGACCGTCATCGCCATCGACGACTCACCTGCCGCACTCGACTACGCCCGGCGCAACGCCGCCGGCACCGGCGTGGAACTCGTCGAGGCCGACGTCACCGCGGCCGACCTGCGCACCGACCTGAACGGCCGGGTGGACCTGCTGGTGAGCAACCCGCCCTACATCCCCGAGGGCGCGCGGCTGGAACCCGAAGTGGCCGAGCACGATCCGCACCACGCGCTGTTCGGCGGCGCCGACGGCATGGCGGTCATCGGCCCGCTCGCCGCGCTGGCCGGACGCTGGCTCAAGCCCGGCGGCCGGTTCGCCGTCGAGCACGACGACACCACCTCGGCGGCTACTGTCGACCTGATCCGCGACACCGGCTTGTTCGACGAGGTCCGGCCCCGGGCCGACCTCGCGGGCCGACCGCGGTTCGTGACCGCGCTACGACGTGGACCCGCTGTCGCGGGGGAGGAGCAGCCATGA
- a CDS encoding L-threonylcarbamoyladenylate synthase, producing MSKLFECGDPAQRQTGIDAAVRAAKDGRLVVLPTDTVYGIGADAFDSDAVAALLAAKGRGRDMPVPVLVGSWHTIEGLVYTVPQAARELIRAFWPGALSLVVRQAPSLQWDLGDADGTVMLRMPLHPVAIEVLRAVGPMAVSSANISGHPPAVTVNEAREQLGDQVQVYLDGGPAEQRAASTIVDLTGPSPRILREGPISAADIATVLGVSAESLQD from the coding sequence ATGAGCAAGTTGTTCGAATGCGGCGATCCGGCGCAGCGGCAGACCGGTATCGACGCGGCGGTGCGCGCCGCCAAGGACGGCCGGCTCGTGGTGCTGCCCACCGACACCGTCTACGGGATCGGCGCGGACGCCTTCGACAGCGACGCGGTCGCGGCGCTGCTGGCCGCCAAGGGCCGCGGCCGGGACATGCCGGTGCCGGTCCTGGTCGGTTCCTGGCACACCATCGAGGGCCTGGTCTACACGGTGCCCCAAGCCGCGCGCGAATTGATCCGCGCGTTCTGGCCCGGCGCGCTGAGTCTGGTTGTGCGGCAGGCGCCGTCGCTGCAATGGGATCTCGGCGACGCCGACGGCACCGTCATGCTGCGGATGCCGCTGCACCCCGTGGCCATCGAGGTGTTGCGTGCGGTCGGCCCGATGGCGGTCTCGAGCGCCAACATCTCGGGGCACCCGCCGGCGGTGACGGTCAACGAGGCCCGCGAACAACTCGGTGACCAGGTGCAGGTCTACCTCGACGGCGGCCCGGCCGAACAGCGCGCCGCCTCCACCATCGTCGACCTCACCGGCCCGTCACCCAGAATCCTGCGGGAGGGCCCCATTTCGGCCGCGGACATCGCGACGGTGCTCGGCGTGTCCGCCGAGTCGCTGCAGGACTGA
- a CDS encoding glycosyltransferase family 4 protein: protein MASAASPGTVLADGLLALSERGAGVPLRELALVGLTAAIITYFATSPVRVLATKIGAVAIPRDRDVHVQPTPRMGGLAMYTGIVAAVFLASQLPALTRGFVYSNGMPAVVVAGGLIMGIGLIDDRWGLDALTKFAGQITAASVLVTMGVAWSVLYIPIGGVGTIVLDQTASILLTLALTVSVVNAMNFVDGLDGLAAGLGFITAMAICVFSVGLLADHGGDVLFYPPAVISVVLAGACLGFLPHNFHRAKIFMGDSGSMLIGLMLAAASTTAAGPISQNAYGARDVFALLSPFLLVIAVVFVPALDMLLAIVRRTRAGRSPFSPDKMHLHHRLLQIGHSHRRVVLLIYLWVGIVAFGAASTIFFDPRYTGAVMLAAIVVAVVVTLIPLLRRSSGDLDDGFEDYFEGRYDVK, encoded by the coding sequence GTGGCGAGTGCAGCTAGTCCAGGCACGGTCCTGGCCGACGGTTTGCTCGCCCTTTCCGAACGCGGCGCCGGCGTCCCGCTGCGCGAACTCGCGCTGGTGGGGCTGACCGCGGCGATCATCACCTACTTCGCGACCAGTCCGGTGCGCGTGCTGGCCACCAAGATCGGCGCGGTCGCCATTCCGCGCGACCGGGACGTCCACGTCCAGCCCACCCCGCGGATGGGCGGGCTGGCGATGTACACCGGCATCGTCGCCGCGGTCTTCTTGGCCTCGCAACTGCCGGCGCTGACTCGCGGCTTCGTCTACTCCAACGGGATGCCGGCCGTCGTCGTGGCCGGCGGGCTGATCATGGGCATCGGCCTGATCGACGACCGGTGGGGGCTGGACGCCCTGACGAAATTCGCCGGTCAGATCACCGCCGCGAGCGTGCTGGTCACCATGGGGGTGGCCTGGAGCGTGCTCTACATCCCGATCGGCGGGGTGGGCACCATCGTGCTGGACCAGACCGCCTCGATCCTGCTGACGCTCGCGTTGACCGTCTCGGTGGTCAACGCGATGAACTTCGTCGACGGACTCGACGGGCTGGCCGCCGGCCTCGGGTTCATCACCGCCATGGCGATCTGCGTGTTCTCGGTCGGCCTGCTCGCCGACCACGGCGGCGACGTGCTGTTCTACCCGCCGGCGGTGATCTCCGTCGTCCTCGCGGGGGCGTGCCTGGGCTTCCTGCCGCACAACTTCCACCGCGCCAAGATCTTCATGGGCGATTCGGGCTCGATGTTGATCGGTCTGATGCTGGCCGCGGCGTCGACGACGGCGGCGGGACCGATCTCGCAGAACGCCTACGGGGCGCGGGATGTCTTCGCCCTGCTCTCGCCGTTCCTGCTGGTGATCGCCGTGGTGTTCGTGCCGGCGCTGGACATGCTGCTGGCGATCGTCCGTCGCACCCGGGCCGGCCGCAGCCCGTTCAGCCCGGACAAGATGCACCTGCATCACCGACTGCTGCAGATCGGCCATTCCCATCGCCGCGTGGTGCTGCTGATCTACCTGTGGGTGGGCATCGTGGCCTTCGGTGCGGCGAGCACCATCTTCTTCGATCCGCGCTACACCGGCGCGGTGATGCTGGCGGCGATCGTCGTCGCCGTCGTCGTGACGCTGATTCCCTTGCTGCGACGCTCAAGTGGGGACCTCGATGACGGCTTCGAGGACTACTTCGAAGGCAGATACGACGTTAAGTAG